Proteins found in one Puniceicoccaceae bacterium genomic segment:
- a CDS encoding nitronate monooxygenase — MKSTHPTIIQGGMGIHVSSWKLARAVAETGQMGVVSGTAIDTIVSRVLQLGDTGGHVRRALDHFPFRDMAERVKDRFFIADGKAEHKPFKGIGMPHLTMTRAREELLIVANYVEVFLAREGHHGKIGINYLEKIQIPTLPSLFGAMLAGVHVVLMGAGIPTAIPGVLDGLAEGKAVSLKIYVEDNPSKDEYFAHFDPQDYIEGEMPAIQRPEFYAIVSSDIVAKTMERKASGYVDGYVVENYFAGGHNAPPRRDRTQPDAAPAYGDKDMPDLEKIRQIGKPFWLAGQFTTPEKLKEALAEGAQGVQVGTPFAYCDESGMDRDIKDEVIRQSVAGTLQIDTNFTASPTGYPFKIVRLAGERYTFEALETRTRVCDMGYLRTAYVNPEGNIGWRCPAEPIKDFVKKGGTEADAAGRACLCNGLASTVGFGQQRKDGVEIPILTSGDEVLHLGNFVKPNQTRYTAADVVNFLLS, encoded by the coding sequence ATGAAATCAACACACCCAACTATCATCCAGGGAGGCATGGGCATCCATGTGTCCTCCTGGAAACTCGCGAGGGCCGTCGCTGAAACCGGTCAAATGGGCGTTGTCTCAGGGACCGCCATCGACACGATTGTCAGCCGCGTGCTGCAGCTTGGGGACACTGGAGGACATGTTCGCCGCGCCCTCGATCACTTCCCGTTCCGGGACATGGCGGAGCGAGTTAAGGATCGATTTTTCATTGCCGATGGGAAAGCCGAACACAAGCCCTTCAAGGGCATCGGCATGCCTCATCTGACCATGACCCGCGCGAGAGAAGAACTCTTGATCGTCGCCAACTATGTTGAGGTTTTTCTCGCACGCGAGGGACACCACGGAAAAATTGGGATCAACTATCTCGAAAAAATACAGATTCCTACCCTGCCCTCTCTTTTTGGGGCAATGTTGGCAGGCGTGCATGTGGTTTTGATGGGAGCAGGAATTCCAACCGCAATTCCGGGCGTTCTTGACGGATTGGCAGAAGGAAAAGCTGTCAGTCTCAAGATCTATGTCGAAGACAATCCGTCCAAGGATGAATATTTCGCCCACTTTGACCCTCAGGACTACATTGAAGGGGAGATGCCAGCCATTCAGCGCCCGGAGTTCTATGCCATCGTTTCGAGCGACATTGTGGCCAAAACCATGGAACGCAAAGCCTCCGGTTATGTTGATGGATACGTCGTCGAAAACTACTTTGCTGGTGGCCACAACGCTCCCCCGCGCAGAGACCGAACGCAGCCAGATGCCGCACCTGCCTACGGAGACAAGGATATGCCCGATCTCGAAAAAATTCGCCAGATCGGGAAGCCCTTCTGGCTGGCCGGACAGTTCACGACTCCTGAGAAATTGAAAGAAGCCTTGGCCGAAGGTGCCCAGGGAGTTCAAGTAGGAACTCCCTTTGCCTACTGTGATGAATCCGGCATGGACCGGGACATCAAGGACGAGGTCATTCGCCAGTCCGTTGCAGGGACCTTGCAAATCGATACCAACTTCACCGCATCACCAACTGGCTATCCATTCAAGATCGTCAGGCTCGCAGGAGAGCGATACACCTTTGAAGCACTTGAAACTCGCACACGCGTCTGCGACATGGGGTACCTTCGCACCGCCTATGTGAACCCCGAAGGAAACATCGGTTGGCGATGCCCTGCAGAACCCATTAAGGACTTCGTGAAAAAAGGTGGAACGGAAGCCGATGCTGCCGGACGAGCCTGTCTTTGCAACGGACTGGCATCCACAGTGGGATTCGGCCAACAGCGAAAGGATGGTGTGGAAATCCCGATTCTGACTTCGGGAGATGAAGTGCTGCACCTTGGCAATTTTGTGAAGCCGAACCAAACCCGATACACCGCAGCAGACGTGGTCAATTTTCTACTCAGCTGA
- a CDS encoding DUF2293 domain-containing protein, whose protein sequence is MPVSLEVRPCPKPGHVLSPEGKVMAVPEGWVLLEPGDAMLTRRAKATLPCWSMKRWRKGRFESLGLWADAGSLDRLRSEVRAARQGDAYQERLLASRRRRERTQQRYAQDFESAVRDFLGFASEHADLADRLSRAISEHAVPVGSGTVARTRRISIEKRAEAATLAWLRHHTTDYDHMHVPHVKGRRREIRQQLARSSRQLLQHYRKGEPAGVGGCPLAKALDNWDRIKETGPQGTGSAE, encoded by the coding sequence ATGCCTGTGAGTCTTGAAGTTCGTCCCTGTCCAAAACCCGGACACGTCCTGAGTCCGGAAGGAAAGGTGATGGCCGTTCCCGAAGGCTGGGTGTTGTTGGAACCCGGGGATGCGATGTTGACGCGTCGTGCGAAGGCGACATTGCCCTGCTGGTCCATGAAGCGGTGGCGCAAGGGCAGGTTTGAAAGCCTGGGACTCTGGGCGGATGCCGGGTCACTGGATCGACTGCGGAGCGAGGTCCGTGCAGCACGGCAGGGTGATGCCTATCAGGAACGCCTGCTTGCCTCGCGGCGCCGTCGAGAACGGACTCAGCAACGCTACGCGCAGGATTTTGAATCCGCAGTGCGTGATTTCCTCGGTTTTGCAAGCGAACATGCCGACCTGGCGGATCGTTTGTCCCGTGCGATCAGCGAACACGCTGTTCCCGTTGGGAGCGGTACTGTCGCCCGAACCCGTCGGATTTCGATCGAAAAGCGTGCCGAGGCGGCGACACTGGCGTGGTTGCGCCACCACACCACTGACTATGATCACATGCATGTGCCGCATGTGAAGGGACGGCGTCGGGAAATTCGCCAGCAACTGGCACGCTCTTCGCGGCAACTGCTTCAGCACTACCGGAAGGGTGAACCAGCAGGTGTTGGGGGTTGCCCGCTGGCGAAAGCGTTGGACAACTGGGATCGGATCAAGGAAACAGGCCCACAGGGGACGGGATCAGCTGAGTAG
- a CDS encoding DEAD/DEAH box helicase — MIEAFHELDLHPQIQENLRNKGYTTPSPIQANAIPHILEGKDLLGCAQTGTGKTAAFAIPLLHRLAAKPVRRTPYSTRVLVLTPTRELAAQIADNFEIYGKGLHLTVTQVFGGVGFGAQKIAMKKGTDILVACPGRLLDLRQQGFYQADAIEYLVLDEADRMLDMGFAKEVQRIVADIPNRRQTVLFSATMPNSIMALASSLMKQPVEVKVDPVSSTAEKVEQDICFVRKREKRNLLKVLLQGQKQQPDSLCLVFSRTKHGANKLVGELDKAGVRANAIHGNKSQGARQRALDEFKSGRTRVLVATDVAARGIDVKNVTLVVNFDMPVEPEAYVHRIGRTARAGKSGRALSFCCEEEFKELSQIERLIQQSIRIDDEQPYHDESLVQEYQSGRAGKHRGQTAASGNRAKRNGRQPSSRGRSPQRRFQRGGYRTA, encoded by the coding sequence ATGATTGAAGCATTCCACGAACTGGACCTGCACCCGCAGATCCAAGAAAACCTGCGCAACAAGGGCTACACGACTCCGTCACCCATTCAGGCAAACGCCATCCCCCACATTCTGGAGGGGAAAGACCTGCTGGGTTGCGCACAGACTGGCACCGGAAAAACTGCGGCTTTTGCCATTCCGCTTTTGCATCGTCTCGCCGCGAAACCTGTTCGCCGCACACCTTACTCGACCCGAGTGCTGGTTCTGACGCCAACACGAGAGCTTGCTGCACAAATCGCAGACAACTTTGAAATCTACGGAAAGGGACTCCATCTCACCGTGACTCAGGTCTTTGGCGGAGTTGGCTTTGGTGCCCAGAAGATTGCGATGAAGAAAGGCACCGACATCCTGGTTGCCTGCCCGGGTCGCCTGCTCGACCTGCGTCAACAGGGATTTTACCAGGCCGACGCCATCGAATACCTCGTGCTTGATGAGGCTGACCGCATGCTCGACATGGGGTTTGCCAAAGAGGTGCAGCGCATCGTTGCCGACATTCCGAATCGCCGACAAACTGTTCTTTTCTCAGCCACAATGCCCAACTCCATCATGGCCTTGGCTTCTTCTCTGATGAAGCAACCTGTCGAGGTCAAAGTCGATCCGGTTTCTTCAACCGCAGAAAAGGTCGAACAGGATATTTGTTTTGTTCGCAAGAGGGAAAAGCGCAACCTGCTCAAGGTGCTGCTCCAGGGACAAAAGCAGCAGCCGGATTCACTTTGCCTGGTCTTTTCAAGGACCAAACACGGAGCCAATAAACTGGTCGGTGAACTCGACAAGGCCGGAGTAAGGGCCAACGCCATTCATGGAAACAAATCACAGGGAGCACGGCAACGCGCACTGGATGAGTTTAAAAGTGGTCGTACCCGGGTACTGGTAGCCACGGATGTCGCCGCTCGTGGCATTGATGTGAAAAATGTTACGCTGGTGGTGAACTTCGACATGCCAGTCGAACCCGAGGCATACGTGCACCGTATCGGACGCACTGCCCGGGCTGGAAAGAGCGGTCGCGCCCTTTCCTTCTGTTGCGAAGAGGAGTTCAAGGAACTTTCCCAAATTGAACGCCTGATCCAGCAATCCATTCGCATCGATGACGAACAGCCCTATCACGACGAATCCCTTGTCCAGGAGTATCAGTCGGGACGAGCAGGCAAGCATCGCGGACAGACCGCTGCTTCCGGGAATCGGGCGAAGCGAAATGGAAGGCAACCTTCCTCACGAGGACGCTCCCCACAACGCCGATTTCAACGTGGAGGCTACCGCACGGCGTAA
- a CDS encoding outer membrane beta-barrel protein, whose protein sequence is MKKTILFIALFASATLAQASLYVGGSVGYLSDAKEPLFSARVGYQIGEYAGIRHSIEGEIGVSSADFGIYEVDMLPRMINYRGEIDIDDTFFAYAGAGLGSVKIEVEFAGFEGDGDGFAWQVFGGLGMRLTEQLSAIGGLRFIDASDIKIRGETVGADNDLEFGVGMQFVF, encoded by the coding sequence ATGAAAAAAACGATCCTGTTCATCGCATTGTTCGCATCTGCGACACTCGCCCAAGCATCGCTCTATGTCGGCGGTTCAGTCGGGTATCTTTCGGATGCGAAGGAACCCCTGTTTTCTGCCAGAGTGGGCTACCAAATTGGAGAATACGCAGGCATCCGTCACTCCATCGAGGGGGAAATTGGAGTGAGTTCCGCAGACTTTGGAATCTACGAAGTCGACATGCTGCCCCGCATGATCAATTACCGCGGTGAAATCGATATCGACGACACCTTCTTTGCCTATGCGGGAGCAGGTCTAGGCAGTGTAAAGATCGAAGTTGAATTTGCAGGTTTTGAGGGTGATGGAGATGGATTTGCCTGGCAGGTATTCGGAGGACTTGGAATGCGACTCACTGAACAGTTGAGCGCGATTGGCGGATTGCGCTTCATCGATGCAAGTGACATCAAAATCCGTGGAGAAACCGTTGGGGCCGACAACGACCTCGAGTTTGGAGTTGGCATGCAGTTTGTATTCTGA
- a CDS encoding spermidine synthase: MAILYRGLDYVPTPLGDLMLRWRQSPQLPGIDIYEVKLGEHFLMSSLFHEAETQLAELSLSKVSESLGKLDVVVGGLGLGYTAAAALESGRVDRLVVIEMLEPVIAWHQRAWVPLGEQLCGDPRCNLRQADFFACVLDPNVEWFPGEPSRRVHAVLLDIDHSPRHWLHPCNASFYSEQGLTAMRKHILPGGVFGLWADGETDEAFTARLGAVFQTVEAHCIEFENPVTGGISRGSVYVAGC, encoded by the coding sequence ATGGCAATCTTGTATCGAGGGCTTGATTATGTTCCGACACCACTTGGTGATTTGATGTTGCGCTGGCGACAGTCGCCACAGTTGCCGGGGATTGACATCTACGAGGTCAAGTTGGGCGAGCACTTTCTGATGTCGAGTTTGTTTCATGAGGCGGAGACCCAATTGGCCGAATTGTCACTGTCGAAGGTTTCAGAATCTTTGGGCAAGCTGGACGTTGTTGTGGGAGGACTCGGGTTGGGGTATACCGCAGCTGCAGCACTTGAAAGTGGTAGGGTGGATCGCTTGGTTGTAATCGAAATGCTTGAACCCGTGATTGCGTGGCACCAGCGTGCTTGGGTTCCTCTGGGTGAACAGTTGTGTGGTGATCCCAGGTGCAATCTGCGACAGGCTGATTTTTTTGCATGCGTGCTTGATCCGAACGTCGAGTGGTTCCCTGGAGAACCTTCACGTCGTGTGCACGCGGTATTGCTGGATATCGACCATTCACCCCGTCATTGGTTGCACCCATGCAATGCATCATTTTACAGCGAACAGGGGCTGACTGCGATGCGCAAACACATCCTGCCCGGAGGTGTGTTCGGACTATGGGCAGATGGAGAGACTGACGAAGCATTCACGGCCCGGCTTGGTGCAGTATTCCAGACGGTGGAGGCCCATTGTATTGAGTTTGAAAATCCGGTTACGGGAGGAATTTCAAGGGGGAGTGTTTACGTGGCTGGCTGCTGA
- the hflC gene encoding protease modulator HflC: MNRFLNTLIAAVVVLVLGIIVLSQSLYIVNETEQAIITQFGEIQGEPVTEAGLHWRTPFIHKVNKLDRRVLSWDGESSELPTKDKLFIRIDSYARWRISDPKQFFLRLRNESTALSRLDDLLDSAAREAIANHVLLEIVRSENREARLDEQMKQLDSDVIGKLEDISVGRDQIERMIVASAQPTLTGLGIELLDLRIKRLNYNENVQRQIFQRMISEREQIAARFRSEGEGEAARILGQRDRELRNIQSEAYRQVQEIMGAADAEASAIYAQAYGSGEDVEAYYEFIKSMETLEATLSKDTMIILSTDSDLFRFLKGLKQP, encoded by the coding sequence ATGAACCGATTTTTAAACACCCTCATCGCTGCCGTTGTTGTACTCGTTTTGGGCATCATCGTGCTTTCGCAGAGTCTGTACATCGTGAACGAAACCGAACAGGCGATCATCACCCAGTTCGGCGAAATTCAGGGTGAACCTGTGACCGAGGCGGGACTGCATTGGCGCACCCCGTTCATCCACAAAGTGAATAAACTGGATCGACGTGTGCTTTCCTGGGACGGAGAAAGCAGCGAATTACCAACCAAGGATAAGTTGTTCATCCGCATTGATTCTTATGCACGCTGGAGAATTTCCGATCCGAAGCAGTTCTTCTTGCGCTTGCGCAACGAATCTACCGCGCTTTCGCGATTGGATGACCTGCTCGACAGTGCGGCGCGTGAAGCGATCGCAAACCACGTTTTGCTTGAAATCGTTCGTTCAGAAAACCGGGAGGCGCGACTGGATGAGCAGATGAAACAGTTGGATTCCGACGTGATCGGCAAACTCGAAGACATTTCTGTGGGGCGTGATCAGATCGAGCGTATGATTGTTGCAAGTGCCCAGCCGACGCTCACAGGTCTCGGTATTGAGCTATTGGATCTGCGCATCAAGCGATTGAATTACAATGAAAACGTTCAGCGACAGATTTTTCAGCGCATGATCAGTGAACGCGAACAAATCGCAGCCCGCTTTCGAAGTGAAGGTGAAGGTGAAGCCGCCCGTATTCTTGGACAGCGTGACCGTGAGTTGCGCAACATTCAGTCCGAAGCCTACCGACAAGTTCAGGAAATCATGGGTGCTGCAGATGCGGAGGCCTCTGCCATCTATGCACAAGCGTATGGAAGTGGTGAGGATGTGGAAGCGTATTACGAGTTCATCAAGAGTATGGAAACCTTGGAGGCAACGCTTTCGAAGGATACCATGATCATTCTTTCGACGGACAGTGATCTCTTCCGGTTTCTCAAGGGTTTGAAACAGCCCTGA
- the hflK gene encoding FtsH protease activity modulator HflK: MSKEIVIPINPKAQITRVASIVLGLALVYGVYSSFYTVQSEEQAVVLRFGKFHTIADPGLHFKIPFGIDRAYPIATRRQHREEFGYRTRNVQQSGPTRYDSQSYLAESLMVTGDLNAAEVEWSVQYRIEDPKAFLFNVRQPVTTMRDASESVMRQVVGDRTVDEIITVGRQSMQARAQERLQMLMDEYGMGISIDQVVLQSVSPPAQVAPSFNAVNESQQQRERLINEAKSQYNQAVPRARGQAEQQIEEARGYATERVNRSKGDVNRFNAMLEEYLKAPDVTQRRMYLETMQRLLPEMGRKIIVDQEAQSVLPLLQLGENNP, from the coding sequence ATGTCTAAAGAAATTGTCATACCAATCAACCCCAAGGCCCAGATCACACGGGTAGCATCCATTGTGCTGGGGCTGGCACTGGTGTATGGGGTATACTCTTCCTTTTACACCGTGCAGTCGGAAGAGCAGGCGGTCGTGTTGCGATTTGGGAAATTTCACACCATTGCGGATCCGGGTCTGCATTTCAAAATCCCGTTTGGAATCGACAGGGCCTATCCCATTGCGACTCGAAGACAGCATCGGGAGGAGTTTGGCTATCGCACCCGAAATGTGCAGCAGAGTGGACCTACCCGCTATGATTCACAGAGTTACCTTGCCGAATCCCTGATGGTGACGGGTGATCTCAATGCTGCGGAAGTCGAATGGAGTGTGCAGTATCGAATCGAGGATCCCAAGGCATTTCTGTTCAACGTTCGTCAACCGGTGACTACCATGCGCGATGCGTCCGAGTCGGTCATGCGACAGGTTGTGGGAGACCGCACAGTCGATGAAATCATCACCGTAGGTCGCCAGAGCATGCAGGCGCGTGCCCAGGAACGTTTGCAGATGCTCATGGATGAGTATGGTATGGGAATCAGCATTGATCAGGTTGTGCTTCAAAGCGTCAGTCCTCCTGCCCAGGTTGCCCCATCGTTCAACGCGGTCAATGAATCGCAGCAGCAGCGGGAGCGTCTCATCAACGAGGCGAAGTCCCAGTACAACCAGGCAGTTCCGCGCGCACGGGGGCAGGCGGAGCAGCAGATTGAAGAAGCGCGAGGTTACGCTACTGAGCGAGTGAACCGAAGCAAGGGAGACGTCAACCGCTTTAACGCCATGCTCGAAGAGTATCTCAAAGCACCGGATGTTACGCAGCGACGAATGTATCTCGAAACCATGCAGCGCTTGCTCCCCGAGATGGGTCGAAAGATTATCGTGGACCAGGAGGCCCAATCGGTCCTGCCCTTGCTCCAGCTTGGAGAAAACAATCCCTGA
- a CDS encoding FAD-dependent oxidoreductase codes for MSKNVVIIGAGPAGITAAYELAKRGHQVCVLESSSQVGGLSRTVELWNQKVDLGPHRFFSKDPRINAVWLEVLGRDYAMVNRLTRIYHNGAFYHYPLKPVNALLTMGPFKALQCVLSYMATWLRKTDSSQQTFEDWVIARFGRKLYEMFFKTYSEKLWGIPCTKLDKDFAAQRIKKFSMGEAIKSAFGWSKTKHKTLVDCFAYPIEGSGMVYERMATAVRAAGGRVELECPVAKVCLKGDRVSGVELQNGTFIPADEVISTMPLTLMVRSLFTQLSEDLKAALDALRYRNTILVYLKVNREDLFADQWLYCHSEGIGFGRITNFRNWVPGLYGDESGTILALEYWCNDDDAMWSESPAMLIRRAEQDLRKTGLIEGADVLDGKVIPIPRCYPIYEIGYSAHVETVIRHLEPITNLTPIGRYGSFKYNNQDHSILMGLLAAENIDLGYRKHDLWSVNTDYDDYQEQCVINETGLVFDNAATRDTTTGSPTLSQ; via the coding sequence ATGTCCAAAAATGTCGTTATCATTGGAGCGGGTCCCGCCGGTATTACAGCTGCGTACGAACTTGCCAAACGTGGTCATCAAGTGTGCGTGCTGGAATCATCCTCCCAGGTGGGAGGGCTTTCCCGAACCGTTGAACTTTGGAACCAGAAGGTGGATTTGGGGCCTCATCGTTTTTTCAGCAAGGATCCCCGCATCAATGCAGTCTGGCTAGAGGTGCTTGGGCGCGATTATGCGATGGTAAATCGCCTGACCCGAATTTACCACAATGGGGCGTTTTATCATTATCCACTCAAGCCCGTAAATGCGTTATTGACGATGGGACCCTTCAAAGCATTGCAGTGTGTCTTGAGTTACATGGCAACCTGGCTTCGCAAAACCGACTCATCACAGCAGACCTTTGAAGATTGGGTGATCGCCCGCTTTGGACGCAAGCTCTACGAAATGTTCTTCAAAACCTACAGTGAGAAGTTGTGGGGAATCCCTTGTACGAAGCTGGATAAGGATTTTGCGGCACAGCGCATCAAGAAGTTTTCCATGGGAGAGGCCATCAAAAGCGCATTCGGATGGTCCAAGACCAAACACAAGACGTTGGTGGATTGCTTTGCGTATCCGATTGAAGGTTCGGGAATGGTCTATGAGCGCATGGCGACGGCAGTCCGTGCCGCTGGGGGACGAGTCGAACTGGAATGCCCGGTTGCAAAGGTGTGTCTCAAGGGTGATCGGGTATCGGGAGTGGAGTTGCAGAATGGCACCTTCATTCCGGCAGACGAGGTCATTTCCACGATGCCATTGACGCTCATGGTTCGTTCACTGTTCACGCAATTGTCAGAAGATCTCAAGGCTGCTCTGGATGCGTTGCGGTACCGCAATACCATTCTGGTTTATCTCAAAGTTAATCGTGAGGATCTGTTTGCAGATCAGTGGCTCTATTGCCATTCGGAAGGTATTGGGTTTGGAAGGATTACCAACTTTCGAAACTGGGTTCCCGGACTTTATGGTGATGAGAGCGGTACCATTCTTGCGCTGGAATACTGGTGCAATGATGACGATGCGATGTGGTCTGAGTCTCCTGCCATGCTGATCCGGCGTGCGGAGCAGGATTTGCGCAAGACGGGACTGATCGAAGGTGCTGATGTGCTGGATGGAAAAGTAATTCCCATTCCCCGATGCTATCCGATATACGAGATCGGATATTCCGCGCATGTTGAGACAGTCATTCGTCATCTGGAACCCATCACAAATCTGACTCCGATCGGTCGATACGGTTCCTTCAAATACAACAATCAGGATCATAGCATCCTGATGGGTTTGCTTGCTGCTGAGAACATTGATCTCGGCTATCGAAAGCATGACCTTTGGTCCGTAAATACCGATTATGATGATTATCAGGAGCAATGTGTGATCAACGAAACCGGACTGGTCTTTGACAATGCTGCCACCCGGGATACAACGACGGGATCGCCCACGTTGTCGCAATAA
- a CDS encoding class I SAM-dependent methyltransferase: MSNLALESPFEIAPDVASSSDDYATRFNGSVGQWFLKIQNQGTQHHLKTAQPCRVIDVGGGHGQSIELLLELGHQVTVTGSHSSCSSRLESYLASNRIRFEICPLTQLPFADASHEIVISYRMLTHLEDWKGFIAELTRVSSHRVIVDYPTQRSFNCLNDWLFSWKKGVERNTRRYHVFREQEVIDAFKAEGFRLRSRYAQFVFPMALHRAHKMKFLAEGIEGLCRLLGLSHLFASPVISCFEKSPVQ; encoded by the coding sequence ATGTCAAATCTTGCATTAGAATCACCCTTCGAAATCGCTCCTGATGTCGCATCCTCCAGCGACGACTACGCAACCCGCTTCAATGGATCTGTGGGGCAGTGGTTTCTGAAAATTCAAAATCAAGGCACCCAACACCACCTCAAGACAGCCCAACCGTGCAGGGTCATCGACGTTGGAGGGGGGCATGGTCAATCCATCGAATTGTTGCTCGAACTCGGACATCAGGTCACGGTCACCGGAAGTCATTCATCCTGTTCCAGTCGACTCGAATCCTATCTCGCTTCAAATCGCATTCGATTTGAGATTTGCCCCCTTACTCAATTGCCATTTGCTGATGCCTCGCATGAGATTGTGATCAGTTACCGCATGTTGACACACCTTGAGGACTGGAAAGGGTTCATTGCCGAACTAACCCGTGTATCCAGTCACCGCGTGATTGTCGACTACCCTACACAACGCAGCTTCAACTGTTTGAACGACTGGCTGTTCAGTTGGAAAAAAGGAGTCGAACGCAATACACGACGCTATCATGTCTTCCGGGAGCAGGAAGTGATCGACGCATTCAAAGCAGAGGGCTTCCGTCTGCGCTCTCGCTACGCCCAGTTTGTGTTTCCCATGGCACTGCATCGCGCACATAAAATGAAATTCCTCGCTGAAGGGATTGAGGGCTTGTGCCGTCTGCTCGGACTGAGCCATCTTTTTGCGTCTCCCGTTATCAGTTGTTTCGAAAAATCACCCGTGCAATGA